Within bacterium, the genomic segment CGTCCTGCCCGTGTCCGCGCGCATCGAGATGGAGATTCAGCAGCTGCCGGACGAAGAAGCGCAGCTGTTCCGCGAGGACGCCGGCATCCAGGAGGCGGCCATGGAAAAACTGATCCGCGCCTCTTACGATCTACTCGGACTGATCTCCTTTTTCACCGTGGGCGACGACGAGACCCGTGCCTGGACCATCCGCGCCGACACCCCGGCGCCTGCGGCCGCGGGCGAAATACACAGCGACATTGAAAAGGGATTCATTCGCGCCGAGGTGGTGAGCTATGACGATTTCATTCAGCGCGGCGCCATGGCCAAATGCCGCAGCGACGCGGTGCTGCGCCTGGAGGGCAAAGAGTACATCGTCAAAGACGGAGACATTATCAATTTCAGGTTTGCAAATTGAAAAAAGAGGGATTTTTTATCTTTTTTCTTGACATTAAATATAATTAATCCTATAATTAAATATTAGCAGCAACAAAATCTTTCCAGAGCATATCTCTCCACTCTCGCTTTTTTAAGAAAAAACAACTTCAAGGGCATTGGGGCATGGGGTATGTCTTGCCGGTAGTTCCGCTTGTCAGGTTGCGTTTTTTTACCAAAACGCAGCAAAGCTGCTTATTGCCGCGCTGGAAGGGGTCCATGCTGCGCGGCGCCTTCGGCTCGCAGCTGAAACAGCTGGCCTGCGTTTACCCCGACGAGCCGGACTGCCGAACCTGCAGCCTGCGCCATGCCTGCGCCTATGCCTTTGTTTTTGAACCATGTATTGAAAAAAAACCGCCGCAATTTCTGCGCGGCCTTGATACCGCCCCCCGTCCCTACACCTTTTATTGCCCCGATTTTACAGAAAATTTTTCTCCCGACGCTGGTTTTCTTTTCGATTTCACTTTGATCGGCACAGCCTGCGCTTGGTACCGTGAAGCGATCATTGCCATTCTTAAAATGGTTCAGGCAGGTCTGTCCATTCGAAGGCATCCTTTCACAGTACAGGCCATTCACATGTTTACCGGTAGTGAAGAGGAATGGCAGACGGTATATGATGGTAATAGTATGCGCAGCGAACCGCTCGAGCCTGTACCTATACCTCAGTCAGAGAACCTGCCTTCGCCACTGCGGCTTGATTTTATCTCTCCGCTGCGGGTCAAGATTAACGGTCAGTATGCCGACCGAATCACCTTCCGCCAGTTGACCTTTCAGATGCTGCGCCGTGTTTTGGAGCTGGCTTATTTTTATGCACCGGATCAACCCCTGGACTGGGAATTCAATCATTTGCTCCGAGCTGCCGACGCTATTCGAGTGGCCGACCAACATTTTAAATGGGCAGACTGGGAGCGTCACAGCAACCGCCAGAAAACAGACATGCAAATGGGCGGCATGCTGGGACATATGACCCTCGCAGGCGATCTTGAGCCCTGGCGCGAGCTGATCCATGCCGCCCGCTGGCTGCACGTCGGCAAGGGGACAGTGATGGGGTTGGGGCGGGTGGAGATTTCTGATAAAAACACTTAGCATGAGGGTAATTTTATCTGAAATAGGTTTTTAACCTAAAAAAAGTTTTAACTGGAAAAATTTAAATACAAATATAAATTGCTATCATAACATTGATAAACATGGAAATTAAAGGAGAAGCCATGCCAAAATATACTTTTTCAATTGGTTTGATACCTGTTCAAGATTTTATTGAAGAGGCCACGCGTTGTCGGGATTTGCGCGCCGGTTCAGCATTATTATCGTGGTTTACGGCTTCAAGTTTATATTATCTGCAAAATACACACAACGCTTTTTTCATCATTCCACGTTTTGAAGATAATGAATTAGAAACAATCGCACAAGCTGATTTCAAAAAATTATTAGATGATGTTGAATATTCTATCCCGAACCGCGCCAGCGGATATTTGGAAGCTGATAATGAGGCTAATTTAAACGACATATTTCACACCTTAAATGAAAAATTGCTGGATTTATGGCAAACCATTTATGACAAAGTTATTGCAGCTCACAGAACGTGGATTAACACAAGCTATCTTTTTTCATATTTTACGAAACCCTCCCTTTGTCCAGTTCAATTGATTGGAGTGGCAAAACAAGCCACTACGGACAATGATTTAGAAAATCTATCTATTATTGACACTGAATACGCCAATATTAAATTAACCCGCCCCATCGAGCCTTGGCCGGGATTGCCTATACCCAAATGCCAGCAATGCGGGAAAAGAGAGGCAATCGGCCCTGAAGAATTCCATGATTGGATTCAGTGGTTTAAGAATAAACTGAGTAATGAATTATGGGTAAAAAAAGAGAGATATATTGATCAAAAAGAGGCTTTATGTCCAACATGTTTGTTGAAACGGTTTTCCAGCTATTTATCAAAACCTGCATTTGGGTCGACAAGTGAAATCGCAGGCAGAGTCTGGCTCAACAGGGCTAAAACCATTGAAGAATTTAAAGCTTTATTGGCTGATATAGAAGAAATAAAGCAAATGGATTTTCCAGATCCGGATAGTTTATTTTTCAAATCTTCAATAAATAGATATATCTCCGAAGAAAAGGACAATCAAATCAAAAAACAACTCGAAACGATACTGAATAGTAGGAAGAAATATGAATCATTTATTAACAGCAAACCTAATATAGCCATTAAAAACGAGCCTTCCAGCTATCTAGCGGTGCTGATGTTTGACGGTGATAACATGGGCAGACATGTCAAGGAAAATCTGGAAAATCATAATAAATTAGTATCGTTTTCAAAAACGATTCGGAAAGCCTATGGTAAAAAAGATAATGAAATAGGAAGTGAAATATTTTATATCGGCGGTGATGAAGGGTTGTTGCTCGCGCCTATGGAAAGCGTTTTTAAGATTGCTTTAAATATTCAGAAATTTTTCAATGACACATTTAATTCGAATGGGAAGAACTCGAAAATCACTCTTTCAATGGGAGTTGCGGTATTTGACAGAGAACGGCCCTTGGGTGCAGCAATTCGGCTTGCACGGCAGGCATTGGCGAAGGCAAAAGATTTAAAAGACAAGAATGGCCTGACCATTGCCGTGCAGACAGCCTCTGGCAACGTCTTTTCCTCAACTGCCCATTGGGGACCCGATTGGCAGCGCGTATCCAATGCGGTCAATTACATTTCTGGTCAATCTCTAGATCAATATCGCCTTTCCATAGGATGGGCGTATGAAGTAGAAAAATATTTAGAGAGTTTACCCGATGGTCAATGGGGCAAGGAGTCTTTTCGAAATGCCGTTAAAGATGAAATAAAACGGATAACTAAGCGAAAAATACAAGAAAAAGATAATCCGGCATCTGGCGAAAATGTAAAGAATTCCTACGATAACCGTACACAGGGGAAACGAGCAATAGATACACTGTGGGAAGCTCTGGATGGTGACAACTGGTTCACCAAAACCTTAAAAGGCCGAGTAATATCAGAGCAATTGCATCTGATCGCATTTCTCTGCCGCGAAAGCGGATATCGTGTTACCGAAGGAACTAATAAAGAAATAGGAGCGGAAGAATGATATACACAGTCGATTTAATGCCCATCGAGCCGATGTTGTTCAGCGATAACCGCTCTGCCAGAGCCGGCGCGGATCATTTGATTCGTGATCAAGATCCGTCACCTCATGCGATTTATGGGACGATTGGAGCGTATCTGCTTCGACAATTAAAATTAGCAGTCGATTCAAAAAACTGGCAGTCGGCAGAGGCCTATCTAGGCGAATTTAATCATGGCATCAAAAATGATGACAAAATACGCGCTGAGCTTTTGGGTTACTGCATTAGAGATGGAGCAGACGAGTTGTGGTTCTCCAAACCAAAACATGTATTTTTCAATAAAGAAAAATTTCCAATGCATTACGCATCTGTTCAACCTAAAACGGGATTCGATTCCCTGACTGACTTTGATTCTCATTTAAAATTTGATTTGCATCCTCAAGAGGAAGAGTTGGAAACTGATGTCCTCGTCAGCAAATCGCTGTTAACAAATTTGTTGTGCCAGCAGACTTTTTCTTCAAAAGCAAATAACCAAGTCAGAGAGTTGAATGAATTTTTCAAGCCCGAGCTGCGATTGGGAATCAAAATGAATAATTCCCAAAATTGCGTTGAAGAGGGTTTGTTTTTTTCCAGACCCTATCGCAGGTTTAAATCTGACGTTAATCTCAATAACAATAAATGGCGATCAGTGGGATTTTCCGCCTGGTACAAAACGCTGCAAGCATTGGATGATAGCGTCAAGCCTAAAGGTGTATGCTTCCTGGGTGGAGATCGCCGTCGTGCTGTTATCGAATTACAGGCATTGCAAAATGAAAAACCATTACAGAATATGTGCACTTTTATCCAGAATCAAATTGATGGAACAGAAGGCTTTCTGGCTTACCTTCTTACGCCGGCTGTACGCGAAAAGGAATGGCCGCAGATGGCAGAACAAAAGCCCGTTGCCGCCGGTATCGGCAAAGAGATAACTATAAGCGGCTGGAATGCCGACCGAAGCGGGCAGCATCCCCGTCCTATTCTCAAATTAATCCCGGCCGGTTCTGTCTTTTTCTACAAATGGCCTGATAACGACACCGAGGAGCGTAAAAAAATCATCTCAGACTACTGGTTTAAACCGCTTTCGAACAATTATAAAAATTCTGGTTTTGGGCGCGTTTTGATAGGAGTGTGGAAATGAACATAAAAAATGGCAATAGCTTTTTGCGAATCCAGTTGCTAACGCCCGCCAACTTTGGCGCTGCGGGAGGCAAGGCGACGCTGGACAGCCCGACGCAGGTTGATGTTTACACAGGATTACCTTACATTCCGGACTCATCGCTGAAAGGGGTTTTCAAATCGATCTTTGAGACGAATAAACATGGTGATATTGAAATAGTGTTTGGCAGCCAGGATGTCAATTCGGATACAGTTATTGAGTTCGATGGCAAAAATAGTATGAAAAGTCAGTATTCCTCCGGAAAACTGATTTTCGGGAATGGCGAACTCTTGGCTTTTCCTTTTGTCATATCCGGGGGTCAGCGCCTGTGGATTTTTCCTATGGACAATCTCATCAAGTTCGTCGAACTGGAAAATTTAGCTGCAACAAATCACCAAATGGGATCACTCTTTCATGGATTTTACACCTCACATGATCATATCTTGATATTTGGTGATCCCGCCAAGGTTAAAAGTCTCGATTTTAAATTTTCTAGTTTTAACGTCATTAATTACCCCAATGAACTCAAGCAATTTCATACGTGTCTTAAGCGATGGTGCGCCAATGCAATCCCGCAGGACGAGCCGTGGCTGATAGTCAAAGCTGATACCGCATTAGAGCTATGGCTACGATCCGCAGAATATAGAACCCTTACCGCTTTGAATGAACTAAAGACAGCGCTGGGTCAATCACTGCGACGAATAGAACTGGTGCCGGCAAATACGCTCTTCCTATCGTTTTTGACATGGCTTGAAGATAAACCATTTAAATTAGAAATGGATGCCATCCAGGTTGGAGCGTATGAATCTTTGGGTTTGGGTTTCTGCAACTTAAGCGCTGTTGAGGATACATTACTCATTCAAGATAATCAGAAGACCGAATCGATCGCTTTAGAACGCACTGATGTGTTTTCCGGGCATGAGATTATGGTAGATTGTCATCGCAGAATAGCAGAAATAGCCAAGGATGATAATCTTGGCGCCAAAGTCCGTTCGATTATTACCAGTTTCGGCGCCAGAGTGCAACGAGAAGGCATCGAAGTAGCTCTCGGCTTTGAGTTTGCAAAAGCAAAAATAGCAATAAAACCTGAAGGAAAAGAAGCAATCGCTCATCGATGGTTTATCAGCAACTTACTGGAAAAGAAAGAATCAGAATTGCCCAATTGCTGGGAAACCTGGTTTGCGAATCAAATCAATTCAAAAGACAAAGAAAAATTGCTGCTACGTTGGCAATGGTTCAGGCGATATAGTGAAATTCTAATAAAAAAAGAAGAGTAAATATGAGCAATTTAATGATCATCACGGTCGGCACGTCGCTTTTTCATTCCGCCAGTTGGGATGAGCGGAATACTGGTTTTTTGGATCGCTTGGGAAGCCAAGCCGACAATTATAAAGACAATTGGGCCAATGCCCGCATAAAAGGAGACATCGGGAATCTATACAAGCCTGATGACAGAAAAATTGAATGCCCGGAACTTGTTTTGCAATTTAAAGAGCTTTTAACAGCGGATAATGCTAAAGAGTATGCCCAATATGCTGCAGATTATCAAGAGGGCGACGAAATGCGATACAGCGCAGAGCTGGCGACCATTCTGGCTTATGCTCGTCAAATGAATCCGGGTAATTGGAAGCAGTATTTATCTGATTATGAAATTGTATTTGTAATAGATGAAGACGAAAATAATCCAAGTCATATCGCGGCGGTGCATAATGCCGCATGCTTGGCCAAGATTGCCGGTTTAGACGATAAAAAAATATCAGCTCAAAAAATTTCTTATCTTTCCAGCATAGAACCGGATAAATTGAAATCAGCATTATTGGATTTTCAAAAATACATTCATGACGAAAAAGAAGCCAACCAAAAAACAAAAAAATACCAAACTATTGATTTAATAGTTAGCGGCGGCTATAAAATTTATGGATTTGTTTCATTTAGAGAAATTTCGGCGGATACTCAACTCATATATATGCATGAAGCTGCATCAAAAATATTTATCCATCAACCCAACGCCATCATTGCTGATGGAGTTGCGATCAACTTGGACAATCTTGTGTAGGGGAAACAATGCAAAATCGAATAATTCCAAACAACGTCCATGATGAAAACAATGAATCTGTAAAAGGTAATCAGTTTCTACGCTCGATAGAAAACAAAATAGAACAACTCGAATTTGAGGGAATTAAAA encodes:
- the cas10 gene encoding type III-B CRISPR-associated protein Cas10/Cmr2, coding for MEIKGEAMPKYTFSIGLIPVQDFIEEATRCRDLRAGSALLSWFTASSLYYLQNTHNAFFIIPRFEDNELETIAQADFKKLLDDVEYSIPNRASGYLEADNEANLNDIFHTLNEKLLDLWQTIYDKVIAAHRTWINTSYLFSYFTKPSLCPVQLIGVAKQATTDNDLENLSIIDTEYANIKLTRPIEPWPGLPIPKCQQCGKREAIGPEEFHDWIQWFKNKLSNELWVKKERYIDQKEALCPTCLLKRFSSYLSKPAFGSTSEIAGRVWLNRAKTIEEFKALLADIEEIKQMDFPDPDSLFFKSSINRYISEEKDNQIKKQLETILNSRKKYESFINSKPNIAIKNEPSSYLAVLMFDGDNMGRHVKENLENHNKLVSFSKTIRKAYGKKDNEIGSEIFYIGGDEGLLLAPMESVFKIALNIQKFFNDTFNSNGKNSKITLSMGVAVFDRERPLGAAIRLARQALAKAKDLKDKNGLTIAVQTASGNVFSSTAHWGPDWQRVSNAVNYISGQSLDQYRLSIGWAYEVEKYLESLPDGQWGKESFRNAVKDEIKRITKRKIQEKDNPASGENVKNSYDNRTQGKRAIDTLWEALDGDNWFTKTLKGRVISEQLHLIAFLCRESGYRVTEGTNKEIGAEE
- a CDS encoding CRISPR system precrRNA processing endoribonuclease RAMP protein Cas6, producing the protein MLRGAFGSQLKQLACVYPDEPDCRTCSLRHACAYAFVFEPCIEKKPPQFLRGLDTAPRPYTFYCPDFTENFSPDAGFLFDFTLIGTACAWYREAIIAILKMVQAGLSIRRHPFTVQAIHMFTGSEEEWQTVYDGNSMRSEPLEPVPIPQSENLPSPLRLDFISPLRVKINGQYADRITFRQLTFQMLRRVLELAYFYAPDQPLDWEFNHLLRAADAIRVADQHFKWADWERHSNRQKTDMQMGGMLGHMTLAGDLEPWRELIHAARWLHVGKGTVMGLGRVEISDKNT